A stretch of the Chloroflexota bacterium genome encodes the following:
- a CDS encoding response regulator, with protein sequence MASEQAAKPVEVLLVEDDPGDVLLTEETLLGSKIRTNLHVVGDGVEALAFLRKEGAYAAVPRPDLILLDLNMPRKDGREVLADIKEDSDLKTIPVAVLTTSSQDEDILKSYQLHANCYITKPVGLEQFATVVQSLEDFWFAIVRLPPK encoded by the coding sequence ATGGCGAGCGAACAGGCGGCGAAGCCGGTTGAGGTCCTCCTCGTCGAGGATGATCCGGGCGACGTGCTTCTCACCGAGGAAACTCTCCTCGGCAGCAAAATTCGTACCAACCTGCACGTGGTAGGCGACGGGGTTGAAGCGCTTGCCTTCTTGCGCAAGGAAGGCGCCTACGCTGCTGTGCCCCGGCCGGACCTCATCTTGCTCGATCTCAACATGCCCCGCAAAGATGGGCGCGAAGTGCTGGCAGACATCAAAGAAGATTCCGATCTCAAGACTATTCCCGTGGCGGTGCTCACCACGTCTTCACAGGATGAAGACATATTGAAGAGCTACCAACTTCACGCGAATTGCTACATTACCAAGCCGGTCGGCTTGGAGCAGTTTGCGACGGTGGTGCAGTCTTTGGA